Within the Megalops cyprinoides isolate fMegCyp1 chromosome 10, fMegCyp1.pri, whole genome shotgun sequence genome, the region AAATTATATTGACTTCGAAAAATATAGGCTGCCTGAAGTAGGCCAGTGTTCAAGTAAAATTGACTCCGTTGGTTATTGGGGTTGGGACCCATTTCCTGACTTCAACCAAACTTCTAAAACACAATTTAAGTACAATGCATGGACAGCACTGTATATGTAATACAAACAAAGCATGTTCCAATGACATGAGCAGTGGACCAGCGGTGATTTTAAGTCAGATGCTGCCTTCTGGAGAAGCGCAGATTTTCTGGATAAACTTTAAGGGACACGCAGCACGTGTGACCATTTGGTTGAAATTTGGGAAGTGTGACTGGACGGACACCTCGCCAATTTGCGGCGCGTGGACGTGTCAAATTGTTTACACGCGCACACTTTGACACGTGGGCTCCGGCCGATATATACAGGCATCCGGCCCAAGGACGGTCACTTGTGCCTGATAGCCTCTTCTCTCGCTGGACTTCTTTGCAAAACGCTCTTCAGCCGGACGCTATGGACAAACTTACCGTTCAGACTGGATTCACTCGTGGAAATATCATGGGACGCGCTgagctgacagagacagacaaaaggTACAGATGCGATTTCATTAAAACCGCGTGGCGTCCGTTTATCTTTTGGGTCGAACGCCTTTGTAGAATCATGCGTGATTGTATTCGTCCACGCTAATGTatccgttttcttttttcatgtagGACTGTCCACTTGTGGCGACCCTGGACTGTTACAGCATCTCGCAGAAGACAGAGGACCGTGGCATATAAGGTAAAATGGCAAACAAAGACAATCCCCAAGACAGGTTTATCATTTCTTTTagataacattttaaagaatgtttCAAAGATATTTAGGCTTTCGTCAGAGTTGTTTCTATCTTCTGTTGAGTTGTTTCTATCTTCtgtttcaaaataataacatgccatgattacatttaatgtttatgaGTATATCACCACCATGGGTAACAGGCTATATGCAATCGTTAAACTAAGCAACGGTATTAAAAACATTACTCATAGACACTCTGCCGATTTGTGCTTTGAGagcaatacatttcattttcaacaaaattatTGTTTTGTCATTGCAGCCTTACACGAAGCTCGATGGAAGCGCTCCAGCGGACAAATACTCAAAATATGACCGGATTTCACATCCCGTGAAGTACGTATTACAATTATATAACATTACTTTTGGGGTTAGCTATAAGAGCGATTGCGTTTGAATTATTATTTCCAGTT harbors:
- the LOC118785033 gene encoding protein ripply2-like; the encoded protein is MDKLTVQTGFTRGNIMGRAELTETDKRTVHLWRPWTVTASRRRQRTVAYKPYTKLDGSAPADKYSKYDRISHPVKLFWPKSRCYDYLYRDAEALLRNYPVQATICLYEDSSSDEDSESEDEKDFN